The following coding sequences lie in one Thalassoglobus polymorphus genomic window:
- the hemQ gene encoding hydrogen peroxide-dependent heme synthase, giving the protein MNRPHAPAQQLPDPTIEISEGWHCLHIYYLLDRVTLQQLSPEEISAGVEEFKAVLNPEAEHAPERVQSFVVSGHRADIGLMLMDKDPLMIDALHQKLMSTKIGLALEPTYSFVSLTEVSEYVPTVEQYSEKLRLGGTSPDDPSYAAKVKAYEQRLPMMNKQRLYPDFPDWPIHCFYPMNKSRVPDANWYMEPFSKRSALMSEHATSGIKFAGRVSQLITASTGFDDWEWGVTLWGRTPEYIKEIVYTMRFDQASAKYAEFGEFYIGYIMDAEAILKHLQIQ; this is encoded by the coding sequence ATGAATCGACCGCACGCTCCCGCTCAGCAACTTCCTGACCCGACCATTGAAATTTCCGAAGGCTGGCATTGCCTGCATATCTACTATCTGCTGGATCGCGTCACGCTTCAGCAACTCTCTCCAGAGGAAATCTCTGCTGGCGTTGAAGAGTTCAAAGCAGTGCTGAACCCTGAAGCAGAACACGCTCCGGAACGTGTGCAAAGCTTCGTTGTTTCAGGTCACCGGGCTGACATCGGGTTGATGTTAATGGACAAAGATCCTTTGATGATCGATGCCCTGCACCAGAAGCTGATGTCCACAAAAATTGGCTTGGCACTTGAGCCGACATATTCGTTCGTCTCCCTGACGGAAGTCTCTGAGTATGTTCCCACAGTGGAGCAGTATTCCGAAAAACTACGTCTCGGCGGAACTTCACCAGACGATCCATCCTACGCTGCCAAAGTCAAAGCTTACGAACAACGACTTCCGATGATGAACAAGCAGCGGCTTTACCCGGACTTCCCAGACTGGCCGATTCACTGCTTCTACCCCATGAATAAAAGTCGCGTTCCAGATGCGAACTGGTACATGGAACCGTTCAGCAAACGCTCTGCCTTGATGTCCGAGCATGCGACGTCTGGAATCAAGTTCGCTGGTCGCGTCTCACAATTGATTACAGCTTCCACCGGATTCGATGACTGGGAATGGGGCGTCACCTTGTGGGGACGTACTCCGGAATACATCAAGGAAATCGTCTACACAATGCGGTTTGACCAAGCCTCTGCAAAGTATGCAGAGTTTGGTGAGTTTTACATTGGCTACATCATGGACGCTGAAGCGATCCTCAAACATTTACAAATTCAATAA
- a CDS encoding TatD family hydrolase codes for MYFIDPHVHMVSRTTDDYERMVRMGCVAVSEPAFWAGFDRGTVEGFRDYFEQLTGFEPKRAGWSGVQHFTWLCINAKEAENIPLSREVIAMIPEFLNRPGVLGIGEIGLNKNTPNESTIFREHLDLAAKTNELVLIHTPHLQDKYKGTRMIVDMLQERNDIPAERVCIDHVEEHTVQYAKEGGFWCGMTLYPTTKCTPARAADIIERYGDDRIMVNSAGDWGPSNPLAVPDFIQEMRKRGHSEAKIKKVVYDNPLEFFSQCERFEFQAPE; via the coding sequence ATGTACTTCATCGACCCACATGTCCACATGGTTTCTCGCACAACTGACGATTACGAGCGCATGGTCCGCATGGGATGTGTCGCGGTCAGCGAGCCAGCATTCTGGGCCGGCTTTGATCGTGGAACAGTCGAAGGATTCCGTGACTACTTCGAACAACTCACAGGATTCGAACCGAAGCGCGCAGGTTGGAGCGGAGTTCAGCATTTCACATGGTTGTGCATCAACGCGAAAGAGGCGGAGAACATTCCTCTTTCGCGAGAAGTGATTGCGATGATTCCGGAGTTCCTCAATCGCCCCGGCGTGCTTGGCATCGGAGAGATCGGACTCAACAAGAACACGCCCAACGAGTCGACCATTTTTCGCGAACACCTCGACCTGGCAGCCAAAACGAACGAACTTGTCCTCATCCACACCCCACACTTGCAAGACAAGTACAAGGGAACCCGGATGATTGTCGATATGCTCCAGGAACGAAACGACATTCCTGCCGAGCGTGTTTGTATCGACCATGTGGAAGAGCACACCGTTCAGTACGCGAAAGAGGGTGGATTCTGGTGCGGGATGACACTCTACCCGACCACCAAATGCACTCCCGCCCGAGCTGCCGATATCATCGAGCGTTACGGCGACGACCGCATCATGGTGAACTCGGCTGGCGACTGGGGACCATCCAATCCACTCGCAGTCCCGGACTTCATTCAGGAGATGCGGAAACGTGGTCACAGCGAAGCCAAAATCAAAAAGGTCGTCTACGACAACCCGTTAGAGTTCTTCTCGCAATGCGAACGGTTTGAATTTCAGGCTCCCGAGTAG
- the sugE gene encoding quaternary ammonium compound efflux SMR transporter SugE: MAWFLLFIAGLFEIGWAIGLKYTEGFTKLWPSIWTITAMIASFLLLGTALKSLPIGTAYSIWVGIGSVGTVLLGIALFGEPATFSRILFVMFIVIGIAGLKITSPV; this comes from the coding sequence ATGGCATGGTTTCTTTTATTTATCGCCGGACTTTTTGAAATCGGCTGGGCAATCGGCCTGAAATACACAGAAGGTTTCACAAAGCTTTGGCCGAGTATTTGGACGATCACCGCGATGATCGCCAGTTTCCTCCTTCTGGGGACCGCTCTCAAATCACTTCCGATTGGGACGGCTTACAGCATTTGGGTCGGCATCGGCTCAGTGGGAACAGTCCTTTTGGGCATCGCCCTGTTTGGAGAACCTGCTACGTTTTCCCGAATTCTGTTTGTCATGTTTATCGTGATCGGGATTGCCGGGCTGAAGATCACATCTCCGGTGTAA